The window TGGCATCTAGCTTACCAGGGCACCATGTGCTATGCTTTGGACTATCCTGTCCCATCTAATTCTGCATGCCTGGCTCTGGTCTAGCAAGGATACCCACCGCGGACGCTGTTGGAGGATGGACGACAGGGGAAAGAGGTGCAGGAGGGACCTGATCCTCCTCGGAAGGAGCCTCAGCCACAGGACTTGGGATCTGCTCTGTGGAGGGTACCGTGGCCACGTTGTTGTTATTGTCCTCAGTGGGCTCAGCAGTTTGATGAGTTGTCTGGGGACAAATGAGCTCCTCTGGCTCAGGGGAAGGTAACTCATTGTCATTGGCATCTGAGGATGGGGCAAGCTCATCAGGAAGTGGGGCCGTGGGCCGGGGAGGGAAAGACTCATCCAAGTTGCCATTGGCATTGGTGTTTCCATTGTCCACATCAGCTAAGGTGCCCACAAAGTCCTGTGACGGGCTGGGCTGGTAGAAAGGGGTACCCTCCATGCCGCCAGCCAGGGTGTTGAAGCGTTGATAAAGCAACTTTTGAATGTTGGGCCCTCCAGGGCCCTCTGGCTCCGTGATAGAGCTGCGCTTCTTCAGGGGTCGGGGTGCATTGGCCAGCTTCCTGCGGAGAGCTTCCAGGTCCGCATCGCTCTGGTAGCGGAGTGGGGAGTGTACAATGGGTGTGAGTTTGGTGGGACTGAGCGGCCGTGGCAGGCTTTCCACCGTGCTGCCTTCTCCAGGCACGCTGGGGCCTTCCGGCTCTGCCTCCTTCTCAGCACATTCTGAAGGTGGCTGCGGCTGTGTCGTGCCTGTGCCCAGCGACCCATGAAGAAACGGTAAGGGCGATGGAGACGCTGACCCTGACGGTAGGACAGGTTTACCATACACTGCAggagagacagaggacagaacAATTTCATCCTGGCTGCTCTGACAGGAGCATCTCTTCCCTGGCGCTGTTGGTTCTGCTTTCTGAATCCACAGCAAACCTTTCCAAGACCCTCGCTCACTCCCTTTTAACTGGATTCTAGGTTTGTTTCCAAAATGGGGGTCTTTCAAAAGGAAAGGATGCTGACCTGAGTTTTCCCACGTTGATAAAGTCTGCTGTTTTCTGGCCAAGCAAAATGCCAAATCCACCTCATCTCCACACATGCCTGGGACTGAGCCAGGCAACATGGAGAGAGACACTGACCTCTTTGGAACAGGATGCATTTGATCTGTGGCCCAAGAACTTCTCCCAGGGTCAGAACCATGCCCACAGACCATACTACTTGACAGGAATTGAATTACAAGTCTGGATGCTGCAGCCCTGACCTGGCCCACAGGACCCTCCAGCTAGAATGGGACTCTCTGGGACCTCATGAGGTCCGTAGAGCTGTGCTGTATCTTCTCATCTGCCTTCCTAGAAGGGCCCTGTTCAGTCACCCACTCCAGGATGTTCCTCCTGGCAGCTCCTCACTGCCCATGCCCAGGATGCTTACTTAGCAATGGCCAGCAGGTCCACCCCAATCACTGGATAACTAATAGCACAAGTTGCCCTGAAGCAGGAGGAAAATGGAAATTCCGGAAGTGTTATCTTGGGTGACGGATTTACTACCGGGTGATGTGCGGACACCCGCCTGGTGATAAGTCAGGTGACTCACCTGAAAACTATTCTGCATCTGTCTCTTATTTCATCCCAAACCGACACCCCGTATTTTAGGTAAGAATTACGTTTTACCCTAAGCAGCCTGCAATGGCTCATCCATTTCTGAAAGACTGTTGCAGCCAGCATACCTGCTTTAACTGACTTGTTTAGGGTGCCATGAGCTGGTGGCTGGTAATTCTTAGGTGGCGTGGCTTGCTGGAGGTACATGGAGTATATAGAGCTTGAGTTTACTGTCTGAGGTCCCTTCCTAGGAGACTGTGGCCTTGACCCTTTATCAGCCAGGAAAGGCCTAATGGCCACTGTGAGTGGCAGCTCAGGTTTTCCGTCTCCAGCTGGGAAGGCAGGGGGCCCCGCTGGTGGGTATGTGGGACTTGGTGGCACTGAGATCCTCTGCTGAATCTGCTGTGAGGAGCTGGGTTGGGGAGCGCTGCCAGCTGGGGGCAGTGGGGCGGGCTTCTGCCGACTCGGTGGGCCTGCAGCAGGTCTGGGcaagcttccttctttcctcctctccaggGAGCTTGTTGACCCTGGGCCCAGGGGCCCAGGGCTTGGATATGTCCCATAACTTGGGGGAAGTGGCTTGCCTACACCAGGTATGGGAGGTGGCCCTTTGCCAATCTCGATGCCCTAAAGTTAGGAGTCAAGAAGAAAACAGTAAGTTACTCTTCGGAAGGTTAAACACACTTCTTTCCATTTAGAACAGCACAGTACAATTTGTGAGCCTTAAAAGGACACAGGACACACTAGTGGGCTCATTATCTAACTGAGCGTGTTCAGGCACCTGAGGGCCATGGCTCTCTACAACTCAAGCCATGAAGGGGACACAACAGGAGTCCCTTGCCTTCATAGGTCACACCCTTGAGCTGAAGATTGAAACATAAGGGAAACTCTCTGGGGCTCCGTGATTAAAACCAGACGACATACCAGCTTGTCTGTAGCTCCCAGTGCGGACAGAGGCAAAGGCTGGCTTGAGATGGCACCTTGCTTTAGGGTCCCCTCCATGCCTGAGTCCTTCCAGTCCCCACCAGCCATCTGAGTTGACTTCACTGAAGCAGAATTCTGCTTTAACGTTGGCCAGTTTCCATCATTAGCTTGAAAGTAGCatagaatttaaataaaaacaacaaaagtctTGAGGTTAGTGGAGGCAGAAACAAATAGAGCACCGGGGCTTCCAACACCCGCATGCTTATGCATTTGCTCAGCAGCCCACAGGCCCTGCTTGAGCCCAGGAGCTCCTGGCCACTGAGGTCAGCACTCACCACACAGCAAGGCTGTGCTGTGCAGCAAGGGCTGCCTCACACTGGCATCGCCACACCACAGAACACAGCAAGCTCCGACCCATCAGGCACCATTTATAAGCAATCACACACAGCCATAGGAAAAGACATCATCTGACTTCATAATAGATTTGATTTGTGTGATTtccattatttaaataaaatttctccTTTAATGTGAGGGTTTCTTGCTCTGTAAAATAATTTGTGACCAAGCACAAGAGGCCAGTCCTCTTTCTGACTGGGAAACAGCACAAGCAGCAGCTAACATTTTGTTGCAATGATTAGGAAGCCAGTCATCACCTGCAAGTTTCCAGGAAGCCCACAGAAAGATGTTTACATAGAGCATTTTTCCAAACTGAAAAGGAGTCCACTCGAGTGGCCTGAAACTGGGTCAGCCGTTCGCCCTGCCTTAGGCCTCTGCTCCTCTGACAGGCACAGACACGGGTGTGAGCTGCCAAACTTCTAGTCCCAGGACAGCTAGCTGTGAGCAGGGACAGCCCATGTGGGGAGAAGTGGGCAGCAGAACAAAAGTCATCTGTCCTAACTGCTCCCAGTCCTAAGGGTGAGCCTCTCCAGAATATTCCGCCAGGGACAAGCCACTCCGATGCTCTAGCTGTTCTGcgccatccacagaccacagtgCGAGCGAGGCCAGGACTGCTGCAGAGGCTAACCCAGACTATCACTGTGCTTCAGTCTGTCAGCCTCCTCTGACAAGCACGGGAACAGTCACTCCCTGCTGGGCGAGTGACTAGAGTATGGGCTGTATGAAACTCACCAGAGGCACCCAGGGAAAACTCCGCTTACTGGGAAGGTGAGGCCAACTGGAGATCCATGGCAGGTAGGCTGAGATGGGATTTTTCTGCTCTCAGGGTCATGGGAATCAATGTGGCTGGCTGCTCATTGGCCTCAGAAATCCCGCAGCAATGGGAAGTTTTATGGGAAGCAGCCATGAGCGGATTGTAAGAAACTTTTTCCTCAGGATAAGGGAGATGCTAAAAGTAGCCACTTATCCATAGTGCAAAGCAAAGAACCTTCAATTATGATGAGAATCAGGCTTCATAAATAACTCAAAATCGCCACTCTTTTTTCTGAGTTAAggtttcactatatagcccaggctggcctagtgTGTGCCACGATGCCCTGCTGTTCACCTTAATTTCTTGAGAAATAAGCGACTCTCCTCTGCCACAAACATCTATAACACAACCCCTTCCATGCCAACATCTATTACTTGGTGACTAACCATGTCTGGATGACCAAGTAGGGGCCATACCCCCAATTCCTCAACTGGGCTGGAAGGGGCAGGTGCATGGCCCAGGATTGCTTCCAAGTGCAGGGGTAATTAATTAACAGTCCTTTGTCAGTTTGGAAAAACAAATGATTGTTGATTCAAAGTGTTACAGATCAGAAGTGCCCCACTAAGGTGTTAGATGACATACAGTTTACAAGTGGGCTTGCAGAGTGCCCTGAGGAGCCGCAATGAGGCCCGATGTCCAGGTCTGACACTGTCCATGTGCTGGTCCCTCTGCATCTACTGTAGCCATCTAGGTAACAGAACCAGGAGAGTCAACATGGATCACAGTAACCCTGAGGATTTCTCAGCCTAGCTCCATGGCTGAGATCCTGACCCCAGGTGTGTTCACACGGGAAACTGTATGAGCTGCTTTcagccaggaaggaaggaaggaaggaaggaaggaaggaaggaaggaaggaaggaaggaaggaaggaaatacgttaggaaggaaggaaatacgttaggaaggaaggaagttaggaagttaggaaggaaggaaggaaagaaggaaggaaggaaagaaggaaggaaggaaagaaggaaggaagttaggaagtaagtaagtaagttaggaagggaggaaggaagggaggaagatagGTAGGTAAAGGCATCCTCTGGCAACCCTATGAGGCTACACAGCACTTAAGTAGAGACTGGGAAACAGGTGGCATTTTCAGCTTGGAAGTCTgtgttggtgttgttttgtttttttggtttctctgtgtagccatggctgtcctggagctagctctgtagaccaggctggttttgaactcgaGATCAaagccctgcctgcctctgccttgctgcCAGCTTGGAAGTTCTAACAGCCGATCCAACAGAGCAGCAGATAGCTATGCTGATCTCCACCACACCACTGAACACATTGTACCACAGAACACCATTGTACCACAGACAAGGGAGTCACCCTTACCAATGAGTGCTGCAAGGTGGGGATCCAGCTCAACACAGAACCTATTTGACTGCTAAGACACGGCCATAAAGAGTAGGTTCTGGCCCATGAGGGAAGCCCCTTTACTGGAGTCGGGAGCCAGATAGCAGGAGTACTAAGCACAGTAGGTGCCgagcaagagaaagctgtgacAGTGTCTGGcttggtggtgcacgcctttatctcagcagagcagaggcaggaggatctctgtcatcaagatcagcctggcctacacagtgagtttcagaacagccaaggccacagaatgagaccctgactcaaaaactcAACTCCTACTCCCCATGCCCTGAAAAGGCAGCAGCACTAAAGATTGCCACAGACTTGCTACTAACCCGAGGGTGAAAACACAGAGCCTCACATCGGGAGAATGACAGTTTCACAAATATAATACGCCAGGACACATTCTTGATTCCATGTATACAGGCCCACCCTTGTCACTGTAAGGAAGCCCTGATATTTTAGACAGAGTCTccttgtgtagcctaggctggccttgaacttgtggccatcttcctacttctgcctcctgatcaCTGGGGTCACAGGTGTATGTCCCCATACCTGGCATTCCTGAATTCTTAATCTGTCAGTTTAAAAATAACCATCCTGTCCACCTAGAGAGCCTGTGCCTGGGTGGACACCATGCAGAGAGTGCTCGGAGCACAGGGCTGCAACGACCAAAGGAAGGGGTTTAGaagtcttccctctcctctcctggccTTCATCCCGAGTGCTGGAGAGCCAGCCCCTGGCTTCATAgccacacctataatcccaccCAAGTTTGTGGATTTTCTGACTGTGCTGTATGTGCCTTGACACACTCCTCCTGTGCTCCCCGGAGAGGACTGGGGCGACTTACCAGATTTGGATCTTCCGTGGGCAGCACTCGAGGCAATGGTGAGAGACTGGGGCTTTACAGGATCCCCTGGGAGAGGAAACCCGCCAGTACTGGGAACCTGGATATAAGGACCCACAGCAGCGACCCGGCCGGATGTGCTCAGGGGTGACTGTGGTGATGATGTCCCATTCACACGGTTCAGCTGCAACGAGAATGAAACCAAGTCAAGATGAATTCAGTGAGAGACAGGCTGGGAAAGAGGGAATCACTCAGCTTAGAAGCTGAGTATAAGCTGGGAAGCCCCTTGTCTGAAAGACCAGCATGGCGAAGGGGAGTGAGCCTTCGGAGAACTTGACTTACGCTCAACACCTGCCCACTGGTGAGCACTGACAATCAAAAGCTGCGTGATACTAGCACAAGCTCTATAACCCGAGGACTGCCTCCCTTCACTCAGGGATGAGAGCCCCTGCTGTATGGACACCCGAGGACTGCCTCCCTTCACTCAGGGATGAGAGCCCCTGCAGTATGGACACCCGAGGACTGCCTCCCTTCACTCAGGGATGAGAGCCCCTGCTGTATGGACACCCGAGGACTGCCTCCCTTCACTCAGGGATGAGAGCCCCTGCTGTATGGACACCCGAGGACTGCCTCCCTTCACTCAGGGATGAGAGCCCCTGCTGTATGGACACCCGAGGACTGCCTCCCTTCACTCAGGGATGAGAGCCCCTGCTGTATGGACACCCGAGGACTGCCTCCCTTCACTCAGGGATGAGAGCCCCCTGTTGTATGCACAGATAAGCCTGCTTGTTCCCTGAGCATGCCTTCAAATCCTGTCACTTACTGTGCAGTCTCAGGCTAGTAACTTagcctctctgagcctctgtgTCTGAATCTATAATTAGGATGAGAGCTACCGTAAGGATGCAGGGCAAGTGTTCAGGTGACACTCCAGTCCTGATAGGGACTCTGTATTTCTGAGAGAAGTTCTGCTTTTGTAAGAAAAGGTACAACTAAGCAGAAGTCACCCACCATGTGATACTGACCAAGATCAAAAGCAAGTCCAGCAGGATCCTAACTAGAGGACCACAGGCTCCTTATGGCTCCTTGCTAGGAAGGTTCTAAGTAGGGAAGCACAGATTCCTAACTGTGCACTTGACTCCACATGCTGGGAAAGGTTCAAGACCTTCACAAATGCTGAGAAGTATGGTGGAGCTCTTCCAGGAGAGCCACGGCTCTGCAAAAACACAGTCTTTCTCAAGATCCCTGAGACAGAATAACTTCTCTAGAAGCTATTTGTGCTCTTTCATTttcaatcgtgtgtgtgtgtgtgtgtgtgtgtgtgtgtgtgtgtgtgtgtgtgtaaacatgtcaCACAGCACATATGTAGAGGTCAGGGACAATTACTATAGGAATTGGTTCTTTGAGTCCACTGTACTCTGTGGGTCCTAGACTTGAACTTGTGTTGTCGGGCTTGGTGAAACATATCAgtcctgtgatggtttgttttgtttcccctttgtTTGGGATGGTGGTGGTGTAGTTTCGTGCATCTTGGCTAAGCCACGGTACACAGATAGGTGCTCAAACAGTAATTAGGTAAGATTAACACTTAATCGACTCTGAGGCAGATGGCACTCTGTAAGATGGGTGGGTCTCACGCAGCCAGTGCAATGCCTTGAGAAAAACTGAGGTCCTCCAGAAAGAGGGGACTCTAGCAGCCAGCCTGGTACTTAAGCTCCCAGGTTCTCTGCGCCATGGGCGTCAGAGCTGCCGGCCTTATCAACACATAGGCCGGGCTGGAGAACTAACTGCCTTACAGGAGAGTACTGGCCGCTTTGCCAGTGaatctggatttgattcccagcattcatgttCAGTCCCAGAGAATCCGAcaccgtcttctggcctctgtgggcactgtgaGCATATGGCACAGACGTACATAGAATAAAAATCTGAAGCAGAAAGAACCCAATTCCTGAAGGTGTTTTCttgtcctctttccctcccttctttctccttctcctctctgaaTAACTCTCCCCACCACACAATCTTGCCTCTCATGGCTTCTGTGTTGTTAACCTTGAGAGAAAAACATCATCTGAAACTGTGGTTACTAAGTTACTGACCTGGGAACTCAGGTTTAACAAACAGGGCAGCTCTATGAGAACCACTGTTAAAGCCCAGTTCCTGTTTGCCACCTCCTTCAAATCCACCCGAAGTATGACGCCCACGCCCACCTCCTCAGAGTATCGGGGTCTGTCCCCTATCCGACTGGCTCAGTGTGCACATGGAGACTCAGGGCAGGGGAGATGCCTGGCGGGTGGGCACCTGCCCTGCTCTCCAACGTGAGGGCAGACTGCATGGCTCCTCCCTCAGCCCTAGGTGCCCATGACATCTGACGGTTGGGTGTGACATCCAGTTAGACACAGGGCACAGTGCTTGTTCTCACTCACACACTGAGAGGCAAAGAAGGTGAAGGACAGGCAGACCCTGGACCATGGTACAGCAAGTCGCTGTGTCTGAACTAAGCAGAAGACTAGAACCATTAGCAACTGTCAACTCTGGAGAACAGGGAAGACTACCAAATCCCTGTGAATATTCCTGTACTACTTCAGCTTTTGCTCAAAGTACTTACTATCTTTGAAATTTAGAATAGCaagtatttttgaaaatgtaactctatatagcattttttttttcttattttttggagctgggactgaactcagggccttgcgcttgctaggcaagagctctaccactgagctaaatccccaacccctctatatAGCATTTTGATCAAGGTTGTTGTTTAGACATGATTTCCCCAGACTGGCCTCTAATTTACAAATCTCCTGCGTGCACCTCCTGAGAATTTCCACTCAGTATGTAGCAGTAGGTCCAGCAACAACTGGGGACATTCAGATGAAGCCCGCATGGCGGCTTAGCTCACAACCGCCTGCTCTTGCACGTGCCTGGATTTTCTTGCCGTAAAGGCGCTCACGAAGCTCGCTGATCCGCTTATCCATCATGGCCACCTCCATGTTGCGCTTGTTCAGGAGCTCCTTCTGCTGCTGGAGCTTGGAATTCTGCTCCTGATTAAGCTGGTTACGAATCTGCAAAGCAGAAAACACAAATCAACAGTTGCATTGGCTACGCCCTGTTGGGTGTCCAGTAGGTGGATCCTACATGGGTTCCACATGTGAGTCATTGTGTCTGTCCAGGGCCAGACTGCCCTGGCCACAGCATGGCGGTCATTCACACAGCCGCAAGGTACTCAGGCTCCATCAATCCAAACGACAAAGACTTTAAAAAGTGTAATCCCCGCTGGCTCAGTGGCACATGGAGACTCAGACATTCTAGAAAGCAGCCGTCAAGAGCTTTCAAGAACTGCATGTGCAgacgcacacctttgatcccagcactctggaggcagaggcaggtgactgaCTTCCAGGTcacctaggctacacagtgagatatCGTctccaaattaaaataaaagtaataaaacaagAGGAGCTCCTGGTAGACaattcatttgtttttcaaaacttAGCAACAGACCCGTGACCTTCCAGCAAAAGCCGTGATAAAGTGGCTGGTGAAGAAGGGTCTGAGGTCACTGGAAACACAAGCCAAACTGATAGTGACTAAGGCAGGGAAGGGAGCTCAGGCCTGCAATCCTAACACTAggggacagaagcaggaggacctggaATTTCAGGCTACCCTTGGCTACTTGCACACTAAGTTCTGGGCCTACACCGACCGTGTGAAACCCGTTCTCAATAAAGAAACGAACGAGCGCTTATAGTCTGTAGCCATTTCTGAGTGTACACTTGATTCTGCTGTGTAAGGAATGGGCAGTATAGAgcatttttaatcccagtacttgggaggcaggggcagctggatctctgtgagtagagtcctcctggtctacagagagttccaggacagtcaggaaacacagagaaatCCGTCTCAAAAATATACCCTcccccaaaaacaacaacaacaacaacaaaaaacaccccAAAGATTTTGTTCTATAAAATCACTCAAACAAAAGTGACTACAGTATTTCCCCTTCTCCCACACAGCAGATGCTGACCGCCAGGGTGCATTCAGTGTCACGGCTCCACTGACAGGTCTGCTTATGCTGATCGAGAAAACGATCGAGAACACAGTGCAGAGGTGAACTGGCCATTATGTGATGGCCAGGCCATTTCCATAATGACATAAGTTACAAATGCATAGGAACTAATTCCAAAATTCCTGGCTAAGGATAAATACATTTGCTGTGGTAAAGTAGTCCCTTTATTCGGGCTATACACTATTAGGGACAGCAAGGAAAGCTTACACGACAACCTCAGATCACTtagtattttctgtttcttgttggGCTGTTGTGACTTAGCTGTTTTGATAGGCAGTTATGGATGTCAGAGAAGAGAATGACAATTTTACATTTCTACTTTGGAGAATATTCAATTCCAAATTTTGATTCCTGGCAGAGTAATCTAGAAGCACAAGACTCTGTGCCTTTCagtatttattgtgttttccaacgagagccccccacccccaagttgtttcagaaaacagaatttatagatagaatgtttattttaata is drawn from Rattus norvegicus strain BN/NHsdMcwi chromosome 6, GRCr8, whole genome shotgun sequence and contains these coding sequences:
- the Ppp1r13b gene encoding apoptosis-stimulating of p53 protein 1 isoform X3, with protein sequence MKLGRSLNMILTVFLSNNEQILTEVPITPETTCRDVVEFCKEPGEGGCHLAEVWRGSERPIPCDHMMYEHLQKWGPRREEVKFFLRHEDSPTESSEQGARQSQEQRTQRNVMNVPGEKHTENGVGNPRVELTLSELQDMAARQQQQIESQQQMLVAKEQRLHFLKQQERRQQQSISENEKLQKLKERVEAQENKLKKIRAMRGQVDYSKIMNGNLSAEIERFSAMFQEKKQEVQTAILRVDQLSQQLEDLKKGKLNGFQSYNGRLTGPAAVELKRLYQELQIRNQLNQEQNSKLQQQKELLNKRNMEVAMMDKRISELRERLYGKKIQLNRVNGTSSPQSPLSTSGRVAAVGPYIQVPSTGGFPLPGDPVKPQSLTIASSAAHGRSKSDGYSRCRGTSTWTVSDLDIGPHCGSSGHSASPLVNSNDGNWPTLKQNSASVKSTQMAGGDWKDSGMEGTLKQGAISSQPLPLSALGATDKLGIEIGKGPPPIPGVGKPLPPSYGTYPSPGPLGPGSTSSLERRKEGSLPRPAAGPPSRQKPAPLPPAGSAPQPSSSQQIQQRISVPPSPTYPPAGPPAFPAGDGKPELPLTVAIRPFLADKGSRPQSPRKGPQTVNSSSIYSMYLQQATPPKNYQPPAHGTLNKSVKAVYGKPVLPSGSASPSPLPFLHGSLGTGTTQPQPPSECAEKEAEPEGPSVPGEGSTVESLPRPLSPTKLTPIVHSPLRYQSDADLEALRRKLANAPRPLKKRSSITEPEGPGGPNIQKLLYQRFNTLAGGMEGTPFYQPSPSQDFVGTLADVDNGNTNANGNLDESFPPRPTAPLPDELAPSSDANDNELPSPEPEELICPQTTHQTAEPTEDNNNNVATVPSTEQIPSPVAEAPSEEDQVPPAPLSPVVHPPTASASKRTNLKKPNSERTGHGLRVRFNPLALLLDASLEGEFDLVQRIIYEVEDPSKPNDEGITPLHNAVCAGHHHIVKFLLDFGVNVNAADSDGWTPLHCAASCNSVHLCKQLVESGAAIFASTISDIETAADKCEEMEEGYIQCSQFLYGVQEKLGVMNKGIVYALWDYEAQNNDELSFHEGDAITILRRKDENETEWWWARLGDREGYVPKNLLGLYPRIKPRQRTLA
- the Ppp1r13b gene encoding apoptosis-stimulating of p53 protein 1, yielding MMPMILTVFLSNNEQILTEVPITPETTCRDVVEFCKEPGEGGCHLAEVWRGSERPIPCDHMMYEHLQKWGPRREEVKFFLRHEDSPTESSEQGARQSQEQRTQRNVMNVPGEKHTENGVGNPRVELTLSELQDMAARQQQQIESQQQMLVAKEQRLHFLKQQERRQQQSISENEKLQKLKERVEAQENKLKKIRAMRGQVDYSKIMNGNLSAEIERFSAMFQEKKQEVQTAILRVDQLSQQLEDLKKGKLNGFQSYNGRLTGPAAVELKRLYQELQIRNQLNQEQNSKLQQQKELLNKRNMEVAMMDKRISELRERLYGKKIQLNRVNGTSSPQSPLSTSGRVAAVGPYIQVPSTGGFPLPGDPVKPQSLTIASSAAHGRSKSANDGNWPTLKQNSASVKSTQMAGGDWKDSGMEGTLKQGAISSQPLPLSALGATDKLGIEIGKGPPPIPGVGKPLPPSYGTYPSPGPLGPGSTSSLERRKEGSLPRPAAGPPSRQKPAPLPPAGSAPQPSSSQQIQQRISVPPSPTYPPAGPPAFPAGDGKPELPLTVAIRPFLADKGSRPQSPRKGPQTVNSSSIYSMYLQQATPPKNYQPPAHGTLNKSVKAVYGKPVLPSGSASPSPLPFLHGSLGTGTTQPQPPSECAEKEAEPEGPSVPGEGSTVESLPRPLSPTKLTPIVHSPLRYQSDADLEALRRKLANAPRPLKKRSSITEPEGPGGPNIQKLLYQRFNTLAGGMEGTPFYQPSPSQDFVGTLADVDNGNTNANGNLDESFPPRPTAPLPDELAPSSDANDNELPSPEPEELICPQTTHQTAEPTEDNNNNVATVPSTEQIPSPVAEAPSEEDQVPPAPLSPVVHPPTASASKRTNLKKPNSERTGHGLRVRFNPLALLLDASLEGEFDLVQRIIYEVEDPSKPNDEGITPLHNAVCAGHHHIVKFLLDFGVNVNAADSDGWTPLHCAASCNSVHLCKQLVESGAAIFASTISDIETAADKCEEMEEGYIQCSQFLYGVQEKLGVMNKGIVYALWDYEAQNNDELSFHEGDAITILRRKDENETEWWWARLGDREGYVPKNLLGLYPRIKPRQRTLA